From Pseudostreptobacillus hongkongensis:
CTTATTTGTTAATTCTGTTGCTTTTTTCTTATCATTTTCATCTTGATAAAAATCTGGATGATATTTCTTTAATAAAGTATTTCTTTTTTTCTTTTTAACCTCAAAAGAATCGCTTGGATCTGCACCAATTACTTTACATGCTTCCTGATACTCATTTTCTCTATTATCATATACATTTTCCCCATAATTACTATAACTATTATAACTACTATAACCACCATAACTTTGATTTCTGTTATATGCATTTCTAAATTTTTCCCAATCATCATTAGAGTAATATGTATAATTTGTTTTTATTCTTCCACCAAATATAAAATATATAATAAATAGAATAGCAATTATTAATAAAAGCGGGCTAAAAGCTATTATCACTAATAAAACCAAAAATATTTTAAGTATAGTCCATAATACACTATTTCTATTATCAATTAATACTCCCAGTAATAAGATTATAAAAAGTATTACTATTATTGACATCTCTTCTCCTTTATCATTAAATTTATTACTAACTAAATATATCATATTTTATACTTTAATTCAAACACTTTAATTTCACTTATTTTTCTAAAATAAGTTCTACTTTATCATCAACAACTTTTATTAATATATTACAATTTGAATTAATATTTTCTTTTAAAATAAGTTTTGATAAACTTGTTTCTAATTCTTTTTGTATAAATCTCTTAATTGGTCTTGCACCGTAATTTGGATCATATGCATTTTTTAAAACATAGTCAATTAAGTTATTATCATATTTTAGTGTAATTAATCTATCTTCTAATTTCTTATTCATTTTTTCAAGTTCAAGTCTTACTATAGATTTAACACTTTCTTCATTTAATGAATTAAATGTTATAATTTCATCAACCCTATTTAAAAACTCTGGTTTAAATCTTGCTTTAAGTTCTTCTTGAACCAAATCACTTTGTCCATTTAATATGTATTGAGATCCTATATTAGACGTCATAATAATAATTGTATTCTTAAAATCAACTAATCTTCCTTTACCATCAGTTAATCTACCATCATCTAAAACTTGTAATAATACATTAAATATATCAGGATGAGCTTTTTCTATTTCATCTAATAAGATAACTGAATATGGTTTTCTTCTAACCTTTTCTGTTAATTGTCCACCTTCTTCATAACCTACATATCCCGGAGGTGCTCCTATTAATCTTGCGACTGAATGTTTCTCCATATATTCACTCATATCTATTCTAATTATTGCATTTTCATCATCAAATAAATTCTTAGCAAGTTGTTTAGTTATATATGTTTTACCTACTCCTGTAGGTCCTAAGAACATAAATGATCCTATAGGTCTATTAATATCTTTAAGACCTGCTCTTGATCTAAGTATAGTATCTGCTATAGCTGTTATAGCTTGATCTTGTCCTATTACTTTTTCTTTTAAACTATCTTCTAAAGATAATATTTTTTCATTTTCACTTTGTACTAATTTCCCTACTGGTATACCAGTCCATTTAGCAACTATTTCTGCTATTTGTTCTTTACCAATAATTTGAGAAACAAGATTATTATTTTCTGATTTTTCTCTAACTTCTTGTAATTCTTTTTCAAGATTAGGTATTATTGAATATTCATATTCAGCTGCTTTTGCATAATCTGCATTTCTTTTAAATTCTTCTAATTTATATTTAGATTCATCTATCTTTTGTTTTAAATTTTTAAGTTTTATAACATTTTCTTTTTCTGTATTCCAATTTAATGTTAATCTACTTTTTTCTTCACCTAATTCTTCTATTTCTTTAATAATTTCATTAAGTCTTGCACGACTTATTTCATCTTCCTCTTTCTTTAATGCTTCTCTTTCTATTTCAAGTTGAGCATATTTTCTATTTATAGTGTCAAGTTCTACTGGAACTGAATTAATTTCAGTTTTCACTCTTGCACATGCTTCATCTATTAAATCTATAGCCTTATCTGGTAAGAATCTATCTTGTATATATCTATCAGACATAGTAGCTGCTGCAACTATAGCTCCATCAGATATTCTAATACCATGATATTGTTCAAACTTTTCTTTAAGTCCTCTTAATATAGAAATAGCATCTTCTACTGTTGGTTCAAATACTTGTATAGGTTGGAATCTACGTTCAAGAGCTGCATCTTTTTCTATATATTTTCTATATTCTGCAAGTGTAGTAGCTCCTATTACTTCAATTTCTCCTCTAGCAAGCATAGGTTTTAATAAATTAGAAGCATTCATTGCTCCATTATTACCACCAGCACCAACTATATTATGTATTTCATCTATAAACAAGATTATTTTACCTTCATTTTTTTCTAATGTATCAACAACTGATTTTAATCTTTCCTCAAATTCTCCTTGATACTTAGCACCTGCTATTAATGCTCCCATATCTAAAGAAAATACAGTTTTATCTTTCAAATTATCAGGTACATCTCCACTAAAAATTCTTTGAGCTAACCCCTCAACTAAAGCTGTCTTACCAACACCAGGTTCACCTATTATCATCGGATTGTTTTTATTTCTTCTTGAAAGAATCTGAATTAGTCTTCTAATTTCATCATCTCTTCCTATAACTGGATCTAATTTACCACGAGCTGCAAGATTAACTAAATCTTTACCATATTTTTCTAATGCATCTAAATTTTCTTCAAATGAATCAGAACTTACCTTACTTCCTTCTAACATTTCAGTTATTATTCCTTCAACTTCTTTTATATCTATACCAAAATTTTTGATTTTTAAAGTTGAAAGTAATAAATGTAATATAGATATATACTCATGATTATATCTACTAGCAAGCTCACTTGCACTATTTAACATTTCACTAAATTCACGAGAATATTGTAAATTAGCTCCCCCACTAACCTTAGGCATAGAATCTAATTTAGTATATATTTCTTGTTGCAAAAGATTTTTATCCTTACCTATTTTATTAAGTATAGAAATTGTAGTTTCATCGTTAGATACTAATTCTAACATTAAAT
This genomic window contains:
- a CDS encoding ATP-dependent Clp protease ATP-binding subunit, encoding MRNFTRRAMQAIENAMHFASKFKSSEVRLEHLMLELVSNDETTISILNKIGKDKNLLQQEIYTKLDSMPKVSGGANLQYSREFSEMLNSASELASRYNHEYISILHLLLSTLKIKNFGIDIKEVEGIITEMLEGSKVSSDSFEENLDALEKYGKDLVNLAARGKLDPVIGRDDEIRRLIQILSRRNKNNPMIIGEPGVGKTALVEGLAQRIFSGDVPDNLKDKTVFSLDMGALIAGAKYQGEFEERLKSVVDTLEKNEGKIILFIDEIHNIVGAGGNNGAMNASNLLKPMLARGEIEVIGATTLAEYRKYIEKDAALERRFQPIQVFEPTVEDAISILRGLKEKFEQYHGIRISDGAIVAAATMSDRYIQDRFLPDKAIDLIDEACARVKTEINSVPVELDTINRKYAQLEIEREALKKEEDEISRARLNEIIKEIEELGEEKSRLTLNWNTEKENVIKLKNLKQKIDESKYKLEEFKRNADYAKAAEYEYSIIPNLEKELQEVREKSENNNLVSQIIGKEQIAEIVAKWTGIPVGKLVQSENEKILSLEDSLKEKVIGQDQAITAIADTILRSRAGLKDINRPIGSFMFLGPTGVGKTYITKQLAKNLFDDENAIIRIDMSEYMEKHSVARLIGAPPGYVGYEEGGQLTEKVRRKPYSVILLDEIEKAHPDIFNVLLQVLDDGRLTDGKGRLVDFKNTIIIMTSNIGSQYILNGQSDLVQEELKARFKPEFLNRVDEIITFNSLNEESVKSIVRLELEKMNKKLEDRLITLKYDNNLIDYVLKNAYDPNYGARPIKRFIQKELETSLSKLILKENINSNCNILIKVVDDKVELILEK
- a CDS encoding J domain-containing protein; the protein is MSIIVILFIILLLGVLIDNRNSVLWTILKIFLVLLVIIAFSPLLLIIAILFIIYFIFGGRIKTNYTYYSNDDWEKFRNAYNRNQSYGGYSSYNSYSNYGENVYDNRENEYQEACKVIGADPSDSFEVKKKKRNTLLKKYHPDFYQDENDKKKATELTNKINNAWDIIERYHGFK